A window of Bos taurus isolate L1 Dominette 01449 registration number 42190680 breed Hereford chromosome 8, ARS-UCD2.0, whole genome shotgun sequence contains these coding sequences:
- the FAM221B gene encoding protein FAM221B isoform X3, whose product MEADKVTEEPHTTLDAEESLSSKDPSPEDSQEPPIPESPLEPAVSETLLESLASESPVLPSTSQTSLDIHTSEAPVEPSTSTTPLEHSASEVPLETLTPETQLETHIPKVLDQQLAFQTSSLGHASPDNPEEDFSESSSSESSWAKRSIHTSEFEGFPRHSLSGSPSQVYLDTSTKVKEEEEEGEKEMDVADSNTHAAQPEHRLGKKGKKGVSRYTIHPVVPAKQADLVGVAKAMHREKFGTQVNYLFQWEKDAALNAIQTGLYIGWRCPHYLWDCFRIGDESKCFCGHLLREHQIISDISVPCNMGQCRCLMFCFIPSRPEEVGEFWLKRRATFDPRSWRAQCRCKHSHEDHTATGSHSCRVKGCCCSCFESNFLCAACDRRWEEHETFFETEETRRRGGRPHGTDTVDTWRRPL is encoded by the exons ATGGAAGCAGACAAGGTCACAGAAGAGCCTCATACCACCTTGGATGCAGAAGAGAGCCTTTCTTCAAAGGACCCCTCTCCTGAGGACTCACAGGAGCCCCCTATCCCTGAAAGCCCCTTAGAGCCCGCCGTCTCTGAAACCCTGTTAGAGTCCCTTGCCTCTGAATCTCCTGTGTTGCCCTCCACTTCCCAGACCTCTTTAGACATCCACACCTCTGAAGCCCCTGTAGAGCCTTCCACCTCTACCACCCCTTTAGAACACTCTGCCTCTGAAGTCCCTTTGGAGACCCTTACCCCTGAGACCCAGTTGGAAACCCACATCCCCAAAGTCCTAGATCAACAACTTGCTTTTCAGACTTCGTCACTAGGCCATGCCTCCCCTGATAATCCAGAGGAAGATTTCTCTGAGTCTTCCTCCAGCGAGAGCTCATGGGCAAAGAGGTCCATCCACACCTCTGAATTTGAAGGCTTTCCAAGGCACTCCCTTTCAGGCTCTCCATCCCAGGTCTACTTGGACACATCTACAAAagtgaaggaagaggaagaagagggcgAGAAAGAGATGGATGTCGCTGACAGTAATACTCACGCAGCTCAGCCTGAACACCGGCTGGgcaagaaggggaagaaaggagtCAGCC GTTACACCATCCACCCAGTGGTCCCTGCTAAACAGGCAGACCTGGTGGGTGTGGCTAAGGCAATGCACAGAGAGAAGTTTGGTACGCAAGTGAATTATCTTTTCCAATGGGAGAAGGATGCAGCCCTGAATGCCATCCAAACAG GTCTCTATATTGGCTGGCGCTGCCCCCATTATCTATGGGACTGTTTCCGAATTGGGGATGAGTCCAAGTGCTTTTGTGGACACTTGCTGAGAGAGCACCAGATCATCTCAG ACATATCCGTGCCCTGCAACATGGGCCAGTGCCGCTGCCTCATGTTCTGCTTCATCCCATCACGCCCAGAGGAGGTGGGTGAGTTCTGGCTCAAGAGACGGGCCACTTTTGACCCCAGGTCTTGGAGGGCCCAATGTCGCTGCAAACACAGCCATGAAGACCACACAGCTACTGGGTCCCATTCCTGCAGGGTCAAAG GCTGTTGCTGCAGCTGCTTTGAGTCTAATTTCCTCTGTGCGGCCTGTGACCGGCGCTGGGAGGAACATGAGACTTTCTTTGAGACTGAGGAGACCCGGCGGCGAGGAGGGAGGCCACACG GGACAGACACTGTCGACACCTGGCGCAGGCCTCTGTGA
- the FAM221B gene encoding protein FAM221B isoform X1 produces the protein MEADKVTEEPHTTLDAEESLSSKDPSPEDSQEPPIPESPLEPAVSETLLESLASESPVLPSTSQTSLDIHTSEAPVEPSTSTTPLEHSASEVPLETLTPETQLETHIPKVLDQQLAFQTSSLGHASPDNPEEDFSESSSSESSWAKRSIHTSEFEGFPRHSLSGSPSQVYLDTSTKVKEEEEEGEKEMDVADSNTHAAQPEHRLGKKGKKGVSRYTIHPVVPAKQADLVGVAKAMHREKFGTQVNYLFQWEKDAALNAIQTGLYIGWRCPHYLWDCFRIGDESKCFCGHLLREHQIISDISVPCNMGQCRCLMFCFIPSRPEEVGEFWLKRRATFDPRSWRAQCRCKHSHEDHTATGSHSCRVKGCCCSCFESNFLCAACDRRWEEHETFFETEETRRRGGRPHGADYVPFAEMPTLQEAIINHSDFEALQKQGLSGHPSSYPSPPGLPSPRDVQPGPPSKPRI, from the exons ATGGAAGCAGACAAGGTCACAGAAGAGCCTCATACCACCTTGGATGCAGAAGAGAGCCTTTCTTCAAAGGACCCCTCTCCTGAGGACTCACAGGAGCCCCCTATCCCTGAAAGCCCCTTAGAGCCCGCCGTCTCTGAAACCCTGTTAGAGTCCCTTGCCTCTGAATCTCCTGTGTTGCCCTCCACTTCCCAGACCTCTTTAGACATCCACACCTCTGAAGCCCCTGTAGAGCCTTCCACCTCTACCACCCCTTTAGAACACTCTGCCTCTGAAGTCCCTTTGGAGACCCTTACCCCTGAGACCCAGTTGGAAACCCACATCCCCAAAGTCCTAGATCAACAACTTGCTTTTCAGACTTCGTCACTAGGCCATGCCTCCCCTGATAATCCAGAGGAAGATTTCTCTGAGTCTTCCTCCAGCGAGAGCTCATGGGCAAAGAGGTCCATCCACACCTCTGAATTTGAAGGCTTTCCAAGGCACTCCCTTTCAGGCTCTCCATCCCAGGTCTACTTGGACACATCTACAAAagtgaaggaagaggaagaagagggcgAGAAAGAGATGGATGTCGCTGACAGTAATACTCACGCAGCTCAGCCTGAACACCGGCTGGgcaagaaggggaagaaaggagtCAGCC GTTACACCATCCACCCAGTGGTCCCTGCTAAACAGGCAGACCTGGTGGGTGTGGCTAAGGCAATGCACAGAGAGAAGTTTGGTACGCAAGTGAATTATCTTTTCCAATGGGAGAAGGATGCAGCCCTGAATGCCATCCAAACAG GTCTCTATATTGGCTGGCGCTGCCCCCATTATCTATGGGACTGTTTCCGAATTGGGGATGAGTCCAAGTGCTTTTGTGGACACTTGCTGAGAGAGCACCAGATCATCTCAG ACATATCCGTGCCCTGCAACATGGGCCAGTGCCGCTGCCTCATGTTCTGCTTCATCCCATCACGCCCAGAGGAGGTGGGTGAGTTCTGGCTCAAGAGACGGGCCACTTTTGACCCCAGGTCTTGGAGGGCCCAATGTCGCTGCAAACACAGCCATGAAGACCACACAGCTACTGGGTCCCATTCCTGCAGGGTCAAAG GCTGTTGCTGCAGCTGCTTTGAGTCTAATTTCCTCTGTGCGGCCTGTGACCGGCGCTGGGAGGAACATGAGACTTTCTTTGAGACTGAGGAGACCCGGCGGCGAGGAGGGAGGCCACACG GAGCAGACTATGTGCCTTTTGCAGAGATGCCTACCCTCCAAGAAGCCATCATCAACCACTCTGACTTCGAGGCCCTCCAGAAGCAGGGGCTCTCTGGCCATCCCAGCTCTTACCCTAGTCCCCCAGGGCTCCCTAGCCCACGCGATGTCCAGCCTGGCCCTCCATCTAAGCCCCGTATCTGA
- the FAM221B gene encoding protein FAM221B isoform X2, with product MEADKVTEEPHTTLDAEESLSSKDPSPEDSQEPPIPESPLEPAVSETLLESLASESPVLPSTSQTSLDIHTSEAPVEPSTSTTPLEHSASEVPLETLTPETQLETHIPKVLDQQLAFQTSSLGHASPDNPEEDFSESSSSESSWAKRSIHTSEFEGFPRHSLSGSPSQVYLDTSTKVKEEEEEGEKEMDVADSNTHAAQPEHRLGKKGKKGVSRYTIHPVVPAKQADLVGVAKAMHREKFGTQVNYLFQWEKDAALNAIQTDISVPCNMGQCRCLMFCFIPSRPEEVGEFWLKRRATFDPRSWRAQCRCKHSHEDHTATGSHSCRVKGCCCSCFESNFLCAACDRRWEEHETFFETEETRRRGGRPHGADYVPFAEMPTLQEAIINHSDFEALQKQGLSGHPSSYPSPPGLPSPRDVQPGPPSKPRI from the exons ATGGAAGCAGACAAGGTCACAGAAGAGCCTCATACCACCTTGGATGCAGAAGAGAGCCTTTCTTCAAAGGACCCCTCTCCTGAGGACTCACAGGAGCCCCCTATCCCTGAAAGCCCCTTAGAGCCCGCCGTCTCTGAAACCCTGTTAGAGTCCCTTGCCTCTGAATCTCCTGTGTTGCCCTCCACTTCCCAGACCTCTTTAGACATCCACACCTCTGAAGCCCCTGTAGAGCCTTCCACCTCTACCACCCCTTTAGAACACTCTGCCTCTGAAGTCCCTTTGGAGACCCTTACCCCTGAGACCCAGTTGGAAACCCACATCCCCAAAGTCCTAGATCAACAACTTGCTTTTCAGACTTCGTCACTAGGCCATGCCTCCCCTGATAATCCAGAGGAAGATTTCTCTGAGTCTTCCTCCAGCGAGAGCTCATGGGCAAAGAGGTCCATCCACACCTCTGAATTTGAAGGCTTTCCAAGGCACTCCCTTTCAGGCTCTCCATCCCAGGTCTACTTGGACACATCTACAAAagtgaaggaagaggaagaagagggcgAGAAAGAGATGGATGTCGCTGACAGTAATACTCACGCAGCTCAGCCTGAACACCGGCTGGgcaagaaggggaagaaaggagtCAGCC GTTACACCATCCACCCAGTGGTCCCTGCTAAACAGGCAGACCTGGTGGGTGTGGCTAAGGCAATGCACAGAGAGAAGTTTGGTACGCAAGTGAATTATCTTTTCCAATGGGAGAAGGATGCAGCCCTGAATGCCATCCAAACAG ACATATCCGTGCCCTGCAACATGGGCCAGTGCCGCTGCCTCATGTTCTGCTTCATCCCATCACGCCCAGAGGAGGTGGGTGAGTTCTGGCTCAAGAGACGGGCCACTTTTGACCCCAGGTCTTGGAGGGCCCAATGTCGCTGCAAACACAGCCATGAAGACCACACAGCTACTGGGTCCCATTCCTGCAGGGTCAAAG GCTGTTGCTGCAGCTGCTTTGAGTCTAATTTCCTCTGTGCGGCCTGTGACCGGCGCTGGGAGGAACATGAGACTTTCTTTGAGACTGAGGAGACCCGGCGGCGAGGAGGGAGGCCACACG GAGCAGACTATGTGCCTTTTGCAGAGATGCCTACCCTCCAAGAAGCCATCATCAACCACTCTGACTTCGAGGCCCTCCAGAAGCAGGGGCTCTCTGGCCATCCCAGCTCTTACCCTAGTCCCCCAGGGCTCCCTAGCCCACGCGATGTCCAGCCTGGCCCTCCATCTAAGCCCCGTATCTGA